In Trichocoleus desertorum NBK24, the following are encoded in one genomic region:
- a CDS encoding EamA family transporter, producing MTLQEFGLLLMSILASVAGQFFLKAGALKLGKVNADNVLNHILGILLTPELIAGLTCYAFGAIAYILLLTRVNLSIAGPSVALSYVFAVMLGYFIFREAIPLSRVVGLGLIVSGVLLVIWQK from the coding sequence GTGACCCTGCAAGAATTTGGTTTGCTATTGATGTCAATTCTCGCCAGTGTTGCGGGGCAATTCTTCCTCAAAGCGGGCGCACTCAAACTCGGCAAAGTAAATGCCGACAATGTGTTGAACCATATCCTTGGTATTTTGCTCACCCCTGAGTTAATTGCTGGTCTGACTTGTTATGCCTTTGGTGCGATCGCTTATATTTTGCTCTTGACCCGCGTCAATCTCAGTATTGCTGGCCCCTCGGTAGCCTTGAGTTATGTTTTTGCCGTGATGCTAGGCTATTTTATCTTCCGCGAAGCGATTCCCCTCAGTCGAGTCGTAGGGCTGGGTTTAATCGTAAGCGGTGTGCTTTTGGTCATTTGGCAAAAGTGA
- a CDS encoding glucose-1-phosphate thymidylyltransferase has translation MKALILSGGKGTRLRPLTYTGAKQLVPVANKPILWYGIEGIVAAGITEIGIIISPETGEEVKVRTGDGDRFGANITYIQQDQPAGLAHAVKIAQPFLGDSPFIMYLGDNLIQDSLDQFLEKFTQQDLDALILLRSVKNPSAFGVAEVAEDGRIIRLIEKPQHPPSDLALVGVYFFSPVIHHAIDNIQPSARGELEITDAIQYLIDQQRNVQATQLLGWWLDTGKKDDLLAANQIILDSYVNPQIAGEVDAQSQVSGRVAIGEGSQLLNCTVRGPVIIGQNCHLENCFIGPYSSIGDQVTLIDTDIDHSVILRGAKVVNIHQRIVDSVIGRNASLSVHPRRPKALRFMVGDDCQIELA, from the coding sequence ATGAAAGCACTGATTCTCTCCGGGGGTAAAGGGACAAGGCTGCGACCGCTCACCTATACGGGAGCCAAACAATTAGTGCCCGTCGCAAACAAACCCATTCTCTGGTATGGGATTGAAGGCATTGTGGCCGCAGGCATTACCGAAATTGGTATTATCATTAGCCCCGAAACTGGGGAAGAAGTGAAGGTCAGGACTGGAGATGGCGATCGCTTTGGAGCCAATATTACCTATATTCAGCAAGACCAACCCGCAGGGCTAGCTCATGCCGTCAAAATAGCTCAACCCTTCTTGGGAGATTCGCCCTTCATCATGTACCTGGGCGACAACCTGATCCAAGATAGCCTGGACCAGTTTTTAGAGAAATTTACCCAGCAAGACCTAGATGCCTTAATTCTCCTGCGATCGGTGAAGAACCCTAGCGCCTTTGGGGTGGCAGAGGTGGCGGAGGATGGACGGATCATACGCTTGATTGAAAAGCCCCAGCACCCCCCCTCTGATTTGGCTCTGGTGGGAGTCTACTTTTTCTCACCCGTGATTCATCATGCGATCGACAATATCCAACCGTCCGCGCGAGGAGAACTGGAGATCACAGATGCCATTCAGTACTTGATCGATCAACAGCGAAATGTGCAAGCGACTCAACTGTTGGGTTGGTGGCTAGACACTGGGAAAAAAGATGATTTGCTCGCTGCCAATCAAATTATTCTCGACAGCTACGTGAATCCTCAAATTGCGGGCGAAGTTGATGCTCAGTCCCAGGTGAGCGGCAGGGTAGCAATCGGCGAAGGCTCACAACTGCTTAACTGTACGGTGCGTGGCCCGGTGATCATTGGGCAGAACTGTCATTTAGAAAATTGCTTTATTGGGCCTTACAGCAGCATTGGCGATCAAGTAACGCTGATTGACACAGACATTGACCATAGTGTGATTTTGCGCGGCGCTAAAGTCGTCAATATTCATCAGCGCATTGTGGATAGTGTGATTGGCCGTAACGCATCCTTGAGTGTGCATCCCCGTCGGCCCAAAGCTTTAAGATTTATGGTGGGGGATGACTGCCAAATTGAATTGGCTTAA
- a CDS encoding Mo-dependent nitrogenase C-terminal domain-containing protein encodes MSDLVQSPPTNDQISAWLRGLLAIAWADGNFDPEEQDLITSLTQQDLAPATSLGAMAAITPSELAASLGQSDEIAQHFLRTAVMVAIADGIYSAQEDGLLEQFCQALGQSLEVLEALRHTLYDPQTSPSGNQVATATPAVLNLTEAEKHDLLHPVREWLDELDIQDPQVARFLCRLIPAQCPFERDIQLFGRKVVHIPPLCKLNPLYEQLVGLRFRALSYLADKCGEDVTPYC; translated from the coding sequence ATGTCCGATCTTGTGCAATCTCCTCCGACTAACGACCAAATTTCTGCTTGGTTACGCGGGCTCCTCGCGATCGCCTGGGCCGATGGTAACTTTGACCCTGAGGAGCAAGATTTAATTACTAGCCTGACTCAGCAAGATTTAGCCCCCGCTACCAGCTTAGGAGCTATGGCAGCGATTACACCCAGTGAGTTAGCCGCTAGTTTGGGCCAAAGTGATGAAATTGCCCAACACTTTTTGAGAACTGCTGTGATGGTTGCGATCGCTGATGGCATCTACTCGGCGCAAGAAGATGGTTTGCTAGAGCAGTTTTGCCAAGCCCTAGGTCAGAGCTTAGAAGTCCTGGAAGCATTGCGTCACACTCTCTACGATCCGCAAACTAGCCCTTCCGGAAACCAAGTAGCTACAGCCACACCTGCTGTACTCAACCTCACCGAGGCAGAGAAACACGATTTACTGCATCCAGTGCGGGAATGGTTGGATGAGCTAGATATTCAAGATCCTCAGGTAGCTCGATTCCTCTGTAGGTTGATTCCCGCTCAGTGTCCTTTTGAGCGGGATATTCAACTCTTTGGTCGCAAAGTTGTGCACATTCCGCCGCTGTGCAAGCTGAACCCACTTTATGAGCAGTTAGTAGGGCTACGGTTTCGAGCGTTGTCTTACCTGGCGGACAAATGCGGTGAAGACGTAACCCCCTACTGCTAA
- a CDS encoding cellulase family glycosylhydrolase, with protein sequence MARQTTLQQQSAQSQPVAQHSRTARFWRPFYRGAFVLSLFGLTLQTCAMPIAAAATNVQLPLSTKGASIIDASGQPVLLRGINWFGIETETHAPHGLWARDYKEMLAQIKDQGYNLIRLPYSVESLRSSTVQGVDFSIGSNRDLQGKTPLQIMDLVIQEANRQGLLVLLDSHRLNDQKIPELWYGDGFTEADWIDTWKMLATRYRKQSNVIGADLKNEPHGRASWGTDDPATDWRLAAERAGKAIQAIAPHWLIVVEGVEKNVPGQKLPYHWWGGNLEGVKQDPVRLPVANKLVYSPHEYGPGVLDQSWFSDPAFPNNLKARWETGFHYIATQGIAPILVGEFGGRQVDSTSKEGIWQRKFVEFINQNDLSFTYWSWNPNSADTGGILQDDWRTVNPAKQQLLGPLLSLASGVVGSTLNQIDSTLSSPIPLPAPTPIPTPTPTPSPTPAPSPMPDPTPAPTPTPTPEPTPTPAPTPTTSTQLKAEAIMQSEWASGFCTNLRVTNLGTTNSRPNWQVTFQMNEAAIANSWNGNFRKQSTGYVATAPGWARVIAPNKTVEMGFCADKLGTDYKPTQVVVK encoded by the coding sequence ATGGCACGTCAAACGACACTGCAACAGCAATCCGCTCAAAGCCAGCCTGTGGCTCAGCATTCCCGCACCGCGCGCTTTTGGCGACCTTTTTATCGAGGAGCCTTTGTACTTTCGCTTTTTGGTCTCACTTTGCAGACATGTGCAATGCCCATTGCCGCAGCAGCGACGAATGTTCAACTGCCGCTATCTACGAAAGGAGCCAGCATCATTGATGCGAGCGGCCAGCCAGTCCTGTTACGGGGAATCAACTGGTTTGGTATCGAAACTGAGACTCATGCTCCGCATGGTTTGTGGGCAAGAGACTATAAAGAGATGCTGGCCCAAATCAAAGACCAAGGCTATAACTTGATTCGGCTACCTTATTCAGTGGAATCGTTGCGATCGAGCACTGTGCAAGGCGTTGATTTTAGCATTGGCAGCAATCGTGACCTGCAAGGCAAAACTCCCCTGCAAATCATGGATTTGGTGATTCAAGAAGCCAATCGTCAAGGACTGTTGGTACTGCTCGACAGTCATCGGCTCAACGATCAAAAAATTCCTGAACTTTGGTATGGAGATGGTTTTACAGAAGCGGACTGGATCGACACTTGGAAAATGCTGGCGACCCGCTACAGGAAACAGTCCAATGTGATTGGGGCAGACCTGAAAAACGAACCCCACGGTCGGGCCAGTTGGGGCACGGATGATCCCGCAACGGATTGGCGACTGGCGGCAGAACGGGCAGGCAAAGCGATTCAGGCGATCGCTCCTCACTGGTTAATTGTGGTGGAGGGCGTCGAGAAAAACGTACCGGGCCAAAAGCTTCCCTACCATTGGTGGGGCGGTAACTTGGAAGGGGTCAAGCAAGATCCAGTGCGCCTACCTGTAGCCAACAAGCTGGTTTATTCTCCCCACGAGTATGGCCCTGGCGTCCTTGACCAAAGCTGGTTCTCTGATCCAGCGTTTCCCAATAACCTGAAAGCTCGTTGGGAAACTGGATTTCATTACATTGCAACTCAAGGGATCGCGCCCATCTTGGTGGGAGAGTTTGGTGGTCGTCAAGTTGACAGCACCTCAAAAGAGGGGATTTGGCAACGCAAGTTCGTGGAATTTATTAACCAGAACGACCTCAGCTTTACCTACTGGAGTTGGAACCCTAACAGTGCTGATACAGGCGGCATCTTGCAAGATGATTGGCGTACGGTTAATCCAGCTAAGCAACAACTTTTAGGCCCGTTGCTCTCCTTAGCGAGTGGTGTGGTGGGTTCTACTCTAAATCAGATTGACAGCACACTCTCTAGTCCTATCCCCCTTCCTGCTCCAACTCCCATTCCAACTCCAACTCCAACGCCTAGCCCAACGCCCGCACCCAGTCCAATGCCTGATCCCACGCCTGCACCCACTCCAACTCCAACGCCTGAGCCCACGCCTACTCCCGCTCCAACTCCAACTACTTCGACGCAACTAAAAGCAGAAGCCATTATGCAATCCGAGTGGGCTTCTGGATTCTGTACTAATCTGCGGGTCACTAACCTAGGTACGACAAATAGTAGACCTAACTGGCAAGTGACTTTCCAAATGAATGAGGCCGCGATCGCAAATAGCTGGAATGGCAACTTTAGGAAGCAAAGCACAGGCTATGTAGCGACTGCTCCAGGTTGGGCTAGGGTCATTGCTCCCAATAAAACCGTGGAGATGGGTTTCTGCGCTGACAAACTTGGCACCGACTATAAGCCAACCCAAGTAGTCGTCAAATAA
- the groL gene encoding chaperonin GroEL (60 kDa chaperone family; promotes refolding of misfolded polypeptides especially under stressful conditions; forms two stacked rings of heptamers to form a barrel-shaped 14mer; ends can be capped by GroES; misfolded proteins enter the barrel where they are refolded when GroES binds) — protein MAKRIIYNENARRALEKGMDILAEAVAVTLGPKGRNVVLEKKFGAPQIVNDGVTIAKEIELEDHVENTGVALIRQAASKTNDAAGDGTTTATVLAHAIVKEGLRNVAAGSNAISLKRGIDKGTAFLVERIKEHARPVEDSKSIAQVGAISAGNDDEVGQMIANAMDKVGKEGVISLEEGKSMTTELEITEGMRFDKGYISPYFATDTERMEAVLDEPFILITDKKIALVQDLVPVLEQVARAGRPLVIIAEDIEKEALATLVVNRLRGVLNVAAVKAPGFGDRRKAMLEDIAVLTGGQLITEDAGLKLDSTKLDSLGRARRITLTKDTTTIVAEGNEAQVKARVEQIRRQMEETDSSYDKEKLQERLAKLAGGVAVIKVGAATETEMKDRKLRLEDAINATKAAVEEGIVPGGGTTLAHLSPQLEEWANSNLKGEELTGALIVARALAAPLKRIAENAGQNGAVIAERVKEKDFNVGFNAATNEFVDMFEAGIVDPAKVTRSALQNAASIAGMVLTTECIVVDKPEPKDGAPAGAGAGMGGGDFDY, from the coding sequence ATGGCTAAGCGCATCATTTATAACGAAAACGCTCGTCGTGCTCTAGAAAAAGGCATGGACATCCTGGCTGAAGCCGTGGCTGTCACCTTGGGTCCCAAAGGCCGCAACGTAGTTCTAGAGAAGAAGTTCGGCGCACCCCAAATCGTGAATGATGGTGTCACGATCGCCAAAGAAATTGAACTCGAAGATCACGTTGAGAACACTGGCGTTGCCCTGATTCGCCAAGCTGCTTCTAAGACCAACGACGCTGCGGGTGACGGTACTACCACTGCAACTGTGTTGGCTCACGCGATCGTCAAAGAAGGTCTGCGTAACGTCGCTGCGGGTTCCAACGCGATTTCCCTCAAGCGTGGAATCGATAAAGGGACTGCTTTCTTGGTAGAAAGAATCAAAGAGCATGCTCGCCCAGTAGAAGATTCCAAGTCGATCGCTCAAGTCGGTGCCATCTCTGCGGGTAACGACGATGAAGTTGGCCAAATGATTGCCAACGCGATGGACAAGGTGGGCAAAGAAGGCGTCATCTCCCTCGAAGAAGGGAAGTCCATGACCACTGAACTGGAAATCACCGAAGGGATGCGCTTTGACAAAGGCTATATCTCTCCTTACTTCGCTACCGACACCGAGCGAATGGAAGCAGTTCTCGATGAGCCTTTCATCCTAATCACCGATAAGAAAATTGCCTTGGTGCAAGACTTGGTGCCCGTACTAGAGCAAGTTGCTCGTGCAGGTCGTCCTTTGGTGATCATCGCTGAAGACATCGAAAAAGAAGCGCTAGCAACTTTGGTTGTGAACCGTCTGCGTGGCGTACTGAACGTTGCTGCTGTCAAGGCTCCTGGCTTTGGCGATCGCCGTAAAGCAATGCTCGAAGACATCGCTGTTCTAACAGGTGGTCAACTAATCACCGAAGATGCTGGCCTGAAACTAGATAGCACCAAGCTAGATAGTCTCGGTCGCGCTCGTCGCATCACCTTGACTAAGGACACCACCACCATCGTGGCTGAGGGCAACGAAGCTCAAGTCAAGGCTCGCGTTGAGCAGATTCGTCGTCAAATGGAAGAAACCGATTCTTCCTACGACAAAGAGAAGCTGCAAGAGCGCTTGGCTAAACTAGCAGGTGGCGTTGCTGTAATCAAAGTCGGCGCAGCAACCGAAACCGAAATGAAGGATCGTAAGCTCCGTCTAGAAGACGCGATCAACGCAACCAAGGCTGCGGTTGAAGAAGGCATCGTTCCTGGTGGTGGCACCACTTTGGCTCACCTCTCTCCTCAACTGGAAGAGTGGGCTAACAGCAACCTCAAGGGTGAAGAACTCACAGGTGCCCTGATCGTGGCTCGTGCTCTGGCTGCTCCTCTCAAGCGGATTGCTGAGAATGCAGGCCAAAACGGTGCGGTCATTGCTGAGCGCGTCAAAGAGAAAGACTTCAACGTGGGCTTCAACGCTGCAACCAACGAATTCGTTGACATGTTCGAAGCTGGGATCGTTGACCCCGCGAAAGTGACTCGTTCCGCTCTGCAAAACGCAGCTTCCATTGCTGGCATGGTGCTAACCACCGAGTGCATCGTGGTTGACAAGCCTGAGCCTAAGGATGGCGCTCCTGCTGGTGCTGGTGCTGGCATGGGTGGCGGCGACTTCGACTACTAA
- a CDS encoding glycosyltransferase family 1 protein — protein MSVLINLAFLPERPTGWATYSLNLLKSLPLADMQAVSPILLQDNIKTYPSPADLTTEAGAKGHLKRLLWTQFYLPKIYQNLHSKLLFSPVPEAPISKSCRAIVTIHDLIPLHFPQWFSQAQKLYCRSYIPTVLRQAEHIICNSLATAQDVVAFCGISSNKVTAIPLAYDISNFHDLQLPQQNYFLYLGRHNPHKNPQHLVSAFAALPNSSDYELWFAGPPDPRYTPALQAQIAALGLQQQVKFLDYVPYTQLPKLLNQAIALVFPSLWEGFGLPVLEAMACGTPVITSNLASLPEVAGDAALFVNPYQVEELTEAMQAIATDANLRSQLRQRGLARAAQFSWTKTGQATAEILQQYL, from the coding sequence ATGTCAGTTCTGATTAACTTAGCCTTTTTACCTGAAAGACCGACAGGCTGGGCAACTTATAGCCTTAATCTGCTCAAATCTTTGCCTCTTGCAGATATGCAGGCCGTAAGCCCAATACTGCTACAAGACAATATAAAAACTTATCCATCTCCGGCTGATTTAACAACAGAGGCTGGGGCTAAAGGACATCTCAAACGGTTGCTTTGGACTCAGTTTTATTTACCGAAAATATATCAGAATTTACATTCTAAATTACTATTTTCTCCTGTGCCAGAAGCACCTATCTCCAAAAGCTGTCGGGCGATCGTCACGATTCATGACTTGATTCCTTTGCATTTTCCTCAATGGTTTTCTCAAGCGCAAAAGCTTTATTGTCGATCCTACATTCCCACCGTATTAAGGCAAGCAGAGCATATTATTTGCAATTCACTAGCAACTGCCCAAGATGTGGTTGCTTTTTGTGGTATTTCTAGCAACAAAGTGACTGCCATTCCACTCGCTTATGACATTAGCAATTTTCACGATTTGCAGTTGCCTCAACAAAACTATTTCCTTTATTTAGGGCGTCATAACCCACACAAAAACCCTCAGCATTTAGTCTCAGCTTTTGCCGCCTTACCCAATAGCTCAGATTATGAATTGTGGTTCGCTGGTCCCCCTGATCCGCGCTACACCCCGGCACTGCAAGCGCAAATCGCAGCACTAGGATTACAACAGCAGGTGAAGTTTCTTGATTATGTGCCCTATACACAATTGCCCAAGCTGCTCAATCAAGCGATTGCCTTGGTTTTTCCGAGCCTCTGGGAAGGATTTGGTTTGCCTGTCTTGGAAGCAATGGCCTGTGGAACTCCTGTAATCACCTCTAATCTGGCATCTTTACCAGAAGTGGCGGGTGATGCTGCTCTCTTTGTGAACCCTTACCAAGTAGAAGAACTCACAGAGGCAATGCAGGCGATCGCGACAGACGCAAACTTGCGATCGCAACTACGCCAACGTGGGTTAGCCAGAGCTGCACAATTTAGCTGGACAAAAACGGGACAGGCCACCGCAGAAATTTTGCAGCAATATCTTTAG
- a CDS encoding reverse transcriptase domain-containing protein — MAKQTISDQLKVESLDWAIAHIRKFGDTDIFPVPFEYEAIQISWNGIRNELTHINIKEYEGRPFQRILIPKPQGGFRVAIQLDPIDALLYTALVYEAAQLIEQSRAPKESKIACSYRVEIDSSGQLFRKDSGWNDFHERSASLAESGQYSYVITADISDFYNQISHHRVRNALELSGVLSSRAENFENFLMNLTRGQSRGIPVGPSASILLAEACLNDVDSFLLRKGYTHVRYVDDFRIFCPNLTKAYKALHDLSEYLYTAHRLTLQAGKTEIKPLERFVAHELFDPERLEEQTKANKIDSLLKAFSVEREEVFQVFLRYSNPLDLESLSLQDQEISKEEVNKIARENILELFTSCLTENILHLGLARYLLRRALLLRTNVLHESVLNNLDKLAPVMRDAMIYLSKTTTSSNSPYVGERLIEFYRKSEISFLPYMGLWLSYILANHFASDFERDINNICDSLRIQLGTRPFALLARKLKYLDWVREQKETWQNNNPWDKRAIIWSASVLSEDERRYWLARVQNAGDLLDKAIATAALSIKI; from the coding sequence ATGGCTAAGCAAACAATCTCTGATCAACTCAAGGTAGAATCGCTAGACTGGGCAATTGCTCATATTAGAAAGTTTGGAGATACAGATATATTTCCTGTCCCATTCGAATATGAAGCGATCCAGATTAGCTGGAATGGAATTAGGAATGAGTTAACTCATATTAATATCAAAGAATATGAAGGAAGACCTTTTCAAAGGATTCTGATTCCAAAGCCTCAGGGCGGCTTTCGTGTAGCCATCCAGCTTGATCCAATAGATGCTTTGCTATATACCGCACTAGTCTATGAAGCTGCTCAACTGATAGAGCAGAGCAGGGCTCCGAAAGAAAGTAAAATTGCTTGTTCTTATCGAGTGGAAATTGACTCTAGTGGTCAGTTATTTCGAAAAGATAGCGGTTGGAATGATTTCCATGAACGATCAGCTAGCTTGGCCGAATCAGGCCAGTATAGTTATGTAATCACCGCAGATATATCTGATTTTTATAATCAAATAAGCCACCATCGGGTAAGAAATGCATTGGAACTGTCTGGAGTATTAAGCTCCCGTGCAGAGAATTTTGAAAATTTTTTAATGAATCTTACACGTGGTCAATCCAGGGGGATTCCAGTAGGCCCTTCAGCGTCTATTTTACTTGCCGAAGCTTGCTTAAATGATGTGGATAGCTTTCTCTTACGTAAGGGCTATACTCACGTTCGCTATGTAGACGATTTTAGAATTTTCTGCCCTAATCTTACGAAAGCTTATAAAGCATTGCATGATCTTTCTGAGTATTTATACACTGCTCATAGATTAACATTACAAGCAGGGAAGACAGAGATAAAACCCCTAGAGAGGTTTGTGGCCCATGAACTGTTTGATCCGGAGAGATTAGAAGAACAGACAAAAGCCAACAAAATAGATAGTTTATTAAAAGCTTTTTCAGTAGAGCGCGAAGAAGTATTTCAAGTTTTTTTGCGCTATTCAAATCCTTTGGATCTCGAAAGTCTAAGCCTTCAAGATCAAGAAATCTCAAAAGAAGAAGTAAACAAAATTGCAAGGGAAAATATTTTAGAGCTTTTTACTAGCTGCTTAACTGAAAATATCCTTCACTTGGGTCTCGCACGCTATTTATTAAGACGAGCTTTGCTTCTCAGAACTAATGTTTTACATGAAAGTGTTTTGAATAATTTAGATAAGCTTGCTCCTGTGATGCGAGATGCAATGATATACCTAAGTAAAACTACAACATCAAGCAATTCACCATATGTTGGTGAAAGATTGATAGAGTTTTATAGAAAATCAGAGATTTCTTTTCTTCCCTATATGGGCCTTTGGCTATCTTACATATTAGCAAATCACTTTGCTTCTGATTTTGAAAGGGATATTAATAATATCTGTGACTCCCTAAGAATTCAGCTTGGTACACGTCCATTTGCACTATTAGCTAGAAAACTAAAGTACCTAGACTGGGTCAGGGAGCAGAAGGAGACCTGGCAGAACAATAATCCCTGGGATAAGCGTGCAATCATATGGTCCGCATCAGTCTTATCGGAGGATGAAAGAAGATATTGGCTTGCCCGAGTGCAGAACGCCGGAGACCTATTAGACAAGGCTATAGCAACAGCAGCACTTTCTATAAAGATTTGA
- a CDS encoding glycosyltransferase family 2 protein — protein sequence MTAKLNWLNDDMLNQERIGIVLATYNPDPHYFRQQIASIQTQTWQNWVCHIVDDCSQVESQQMIQQLVSHDDHFICHFHTQNLNSYHNFERGLHYVAADPTVTAIAFADQDDIWQPHKLEVLLETLRTEKALLVHSDLELIDGSDRTLHASAWEFESRHPEKLTAELLLLWNTVTGCSLLFCATLLPSVLPFPPQAEVHWYHDVWVAIVAAQLGKVAHVRQPLVRYRIHGSNTVGVVKDAGKFYRELIVWLGKKCRITGKSYLIHRNLSQAFYLRFHQQTNPQWQDPFSDRYLDFGLGILRLAWRSWQAGYGSEGIAFRIWALKVLFDLEKLRHKLTFKLLKAS from the coding sequence ATGACTGCCAAATTGAATTGGCTTAATGATGACATGCTGAATCAAGAGCGAATTGGGATTGTTTTAGCCACTTACAACCCTGATCCGCACTATTTTCGTCAGCAAATTGCATCTATTCAAACCCAAACTTGGCAAAACTGGGTTTGTCATATTGTGGATGATTGCTCCCAGGTTGAGTCGCAACAAATGATTCAACAACTGGTGAGCCATGACGATCACTTTATCTGCCATTTTCATACGCAAAACCTCAATTCCTATCACAACTTCGAGCGGGGCTTGCACTATGTCGCTGCTGACCCCACTGTGACTGCGATCGCCTTTGCTGATCAAGACGATATTTGGCAACCTCATAAGCTAGAGGTATTGCTAGAAACTCTGCGAACCGAGAAAGCGCTGCTGGTACATTCTGACTTAGAACTGATTGATGGCAGCGATCGCACCTTACACGCTTCTGCTTGGGAGTTTGAGAGCCGCCATCCCGAAAAACTTACTGCCGAGTTATTGCTCTTATGGAACACAGTCACAGGTTGCTCGTTGCTATTCTGTGCAACCCTATTGCCCTCGGTACTGCCGTTTCCGCCCCAAGCGGAGGTGCACTGGTACCACGATGTTTGGGTAGCGATCGTGGCAGCACAGTTGGGCAAGGTTGCTCATGTACGACAACCTCTAGTCAGATACAGAATTCATGGCTCCAATACTGTCGGGGTAGTTAAAGATGCGGGCAAGTTCTACCGAGAATTAATCGTTTGGCTGGGTAAAAAATGCCGAATCACAGGCAAAAGTTACCTGATTCATCGGAATTTGAGTCAGGCCTTTTATTTGCGCTTTCACCAGCAAACCAATCCCCAATGGCAAGATCCCTTTAGCGATCGCTACTTAGACTTCGGTTTAGGCATTCTTCGCTTAGCTTGGCGAAGTTGGCAAGCAGGTTACGGCTCCGAGGGGATCGCTTTTAGGATTTGGGCCTTGAAGGTATTGTTTGATTTGGAAAAATTGCGTCATAAGTTAACCTTTAAACTATTGAAGGCTAGTTAG
- a CDS encoding glycosyltransferase family 2 protein, which translates to MQNDILVSIILVNYNGAGVILDCLNSIENFIHSTSYEVIVVDNASTDGSSELVAQKFPQVRLIQQAKNLGFGTGNNVGAKAAKGNFLFLLNTDTVLICDPLPHLIELIQSRPDVGMIGPQLLNPDRTLQISVVPAIGLQGEYRAQQQLKKYKNPQNQVSICQQFQTIQEVGVVIGAAIFIRKELFDRLDGFDENFFMYFEESDLCQRSRNLGWKILYTPKVALIHLHGHSVSQRADAMAIEYRRSQLYYYQKHRPLAEQLLLRIYLLIKFLGLFLQTLNPTFRKIVLLLFDCKQYPLGLKPKSSLNVSSD; encoded by the coding sequence ATGCAAAACGATATTTTAGTCTCAATTATTTTAGTTAACTACAATGGTGCAGGAGTTATCTTAGACTGCTTAAATTCAATTGAAAATTTTATTCATTCAACTTCTTATGAAGTGATTGTGGTGGATAACGCTTCTACGGATGGCAGTTCAGAATTAGTCGCGCAGAAATTTCCTCAAGTTCGCCTAATTCAACAAGCTAAAAACTTAGGCTTTGGTACAGGTAATAATGTAGGCGCAAAAGCAGCTAAAGGAAATTTTTTATTTTTGCTCAATACCGATACTGTCCTAATCTGTGACCCACTACCGCACTTGATAGAGTTGATCCAAAGTCGTCCCGACGTTGGCATGATTGGACCTCAGCTCCTCAACCCAGATAGAACTTTACAGATTTCTGTGGTTCCTGCGATCGGATTGCAAGGAGAATATCGCGCTCAGCAACAACTCAAAAAGTATAAAAATCCTCAAAATCAGGTGTCAATTTGCCAGCAATTTCAAACTATTCAGGAAGTTGGAGTTGTAATTGGAGCAGCAATTTTTATTAGAAAAGAATTGTTTGACAGATTGGATGGATTCGATGAAAACTTCTTTATGTACTTCGAGGAGTCGGATCTATGCCAGCGATCGCGCAACCTAGGCTGGAAAATTCTCTATACTCCTAAAGTTGCACTTATTCATTTGCATGGGCATTCCGTGAGCCAACGAGCCGATGCGATGGCGATCGAGTACCGTAGAAGCCAGCTTTATTACTATCAAAAGCACCGGCCTTTAGCTGAACAGTTATTACTCAGAATCTATTTGTTAATTAAGTTTTTAGGGCTTTTTCTACAAACTTTAAACCCCACATTTAGAAAAATCGTCCTATTGTTATTCGACTGTAAGCAATATCCTCTAGGGTTGAAACCCAAATCAAGCCTCAATGTCAGTTCTGATTAA
- a CDS encoding PCP reductase family protein: MSDAIQWTADAEARLKEIPFFVRPAARKKIEKFAQEADITQITVEVYEQAKQQFGSK, encoded by the coding sequence ATGAGTGATGCAATTCAGTGGACCGCAGACGCGGAAGCCCGCCTCAAGGAGATTCCGTTCTTCGTTCGCCCTGCGGCCCGCAAAAAAATCGAAAAGTTTGCTCAAGAAGCAGACATCACCCAAATCACAGTCGAAGTCTACGAGCAAGCCAAACAACAATTTGGTTCTAAATAA